One genomic region from Phycisphaeraceae bacterium encodes:
- a CDS encoding TIR domain-containing protein, whose product MPTFCTYCVFVSHCWEFNANCHTLVDWFDDEPRFDWKNFSVSDEAPMCEGKNFEKRLRKRLGAADIMVVIVGMEIAHRRWMAWEIKWSRIRSIPILDVMPNGAERVPKVVLDSGCPIVRWRRDSVITAIRQFARDQR is encoded by the coding sequence ATGCCCACGTTTTGCACCTATTGCGTGTTCGTCTCTCACTGTTGGGAGTTCAACGCCAACTGCCACACCCTGGTTGACTGGTTCGACGACGAGCCTCGCTTCGACTGGAAGAACTTCAGTGTGTCGGATGAAGCCCCGATGTGTGAGGGCAAGAACTTCGAGAAGCGGCTCCGCAAGCGCCTCGGCGCTGCCGACATCATGGTCGTGATCGTCGGCATGGAGATCGCCCATCGACGCTGGATGGCATGGGAGATCAAGTGGTCTCGCATCCGAAGCATCCCGATCTTGGACGTCATGCCTAATGGTGCAGAGCGTGTGCCCAAGGTCGTGCTTGACTCCGGCTGCCCGATTGTCCGGTGGCGGCGTGATTCGGTGATCACCGCCATCCGCCAATTTGCACGCGACCAGCGATAG
- a CDS encoding TIR domain-containing protein — MAKKRAFISFDYDHDEGAKLMLAGQAKHPDTPFDFTDGSVKDHLTGDWKEKVRRRMDYIDVVIVLCGQYTHLANGVAAELSIAREKGKPYFLLAAYSNKNCTKPTTAQPGDKVYNWTWDNLKALIGGAR; from the coding sequence ATGGCCAAGAAACGCGCGTTCATCAGCTTCGACTACGACCACGATGAGGGGGCGAAACTCATGCTCGCCGGGCAAGCCAAGCATCCGGACACGCCGTTTGACTTCACGGATGGTTCCGTCAAAGACCATCTCACCGGCGACTGGAAGGAGAAGGTCCGTCGCCGCATGGACTACATCGATGTCGTGATCGTCTTGTGTGGCCAGTACACGCATCTCGCCAACGGCGTCGCGGCCGAGTTGAGTATCGCACGCGAGAAAGGCAAACCCTACTTCCTGCTTGCGGCCTACTCGAACAAGAACTGCACCAAGCCGACCACGGCGCAGCCCGGCGACAAGGTGTACAACTGGACATGGGACAACCTCAAAGCCCTCATAGGCGGGGCGAGGTAA
- a CDS encoding caspase family protein, which yields MRRALCVGIDLYSVGALKGCVADAESMANVLRKHDDGSPNFECRLLVAPNSGKGDAVTRSTLKQAIDELFQGSPDVAMLHFSGHGTYNNLDGYLVTQDNKQYDEGVAMSDVLKLANDSKAGEVVIFLDCCFSGSLGSVPAIDNAKALLREGVSILTASRSDQVSVESAGNGLFTSLVVDALSGGAMDLLGEVTAPNIYNFVETALGAWDQRPLFKSHVAKLLPLRRCKPPIDTAILRELPALFPVPAEDLPLCPECEATCEKKDDEKHKMFCKLQALNRVHLVVPVGVDHMYDAAMQSKACRLTAAGRYYWRLARDNRL from the coding sequence ATGCGACGTGCGTTGTGCGTGGGCATCGATTTGTACTCGGTCGGCGCGCTCAAGGGGTGCGTAGCCGACGCCGAGTCGATGGCCAATGTGCTGCGCAAACACGATGATGGTTCCCCGAACTTCGAATGCCGCCTGTTGGTAGCCCCGAACAGCGGTAAGGGAGACGCTGTCACGAGATCAACACTCAAACAGGCGATCGATGAGTTGTTTCAGGGATCACCGGATGTTGCGATGCTGCACTTCTCGGGGCATGGAACGTACAACAACCTCGACGGCTATTTGGTCACGCAGGACAACAAGCAGTATGACGAGGGCGTAGCAATGAGCGACGTCCTCAAGCTCGCGAATGACTCGAAAGCCGGTGAAGTCGTCATCTTCCTCGATTGCTGCTTCAGCGGGAGCCTTGGGAGCGTCCCCGCAATCGACAACGCCAAGGCGCTGCTCCGCGAGGGAGTCTCGATCCTGACCGCGAGCCGCAGCGATCAGGTTTCGGTCGAGTCGGCGGGAAACGGTCTGTTCACGTCCCTCGTGGTCGATGCGCTGTCGGGTGGCGCGATGGACCTGTTGGGTGAAGTCACCGCCCCGAACATCTACAACTTTGTCGAAACGGCGCTCGGTGCGTGGGATCAGCGTCCGCTGTTCAAATCGCACGTCGCAAAACTCTTGCCGCTGCGCCGGTGCAAGCCGCCGATCGATACGGCGATTCTCAGAGAGTTGCCCGCGCTGTTTCCCGTACCCGCCGAGGATCTGCCGCTCTGCCCTGAGTGCGAGGCGACTTGCGAGAAGAAGGATGACGAGAAGCACAAAATGTTCTGCAAGCTGCAGGCCCTCAACCGGGTCCATCTGGTCGTCCCCGTCGGTGTGGACCACATGTACGACGCCGCGATGCAGTCAAAGGCGTGTCGATTGACCGCCGCAGGGCGCTACTACTGGCGGCTCGCCCGCGACAACCGTCTGTGA
- a CDS encoding MBL fold metallo-hydrolase: MTSDPQQSAVARLRRSVRAVRSGLRRYPSVLVSSFLEGSRGEHAAGDLDLLAMRSHALGLAWLGHAGVAAHLEGLTLAVDPVLSRRIGMKIGSRIVGPARLQPAPADAASLRGLDLVLLTHAHFDHLDKPTLMQIACSTTLVIVPPGCEGLVPPGFARVVTLAPGRSFRVQDATITAVEPRHWGARTVLDRRRGVSSYLIESGDLRLLFAGDTAATDIFETLGAVDVAAFGIGAYEPWNHMHATPEEVWDMAMGMGARRLLPIHHSTFELSDEPASEPMERLLKRASRDRVLDVAAGDVVGVLSELESG, encoded by the coding sequence ATGACTTCAGATCCCCAGCAATCGGCGGTGGCGAGGCTTCGGCGATCGGTTCGGGCGGTTCGCTCGGGTCTGAGGCGGTATCCGTCGGTTCTGGTGTCATCGTTTCTTGAGGGCTCGCGGGGCGAACATGCAGCGGGTGATCTGGATCTGCTGGCGATGCGCTCGCACGCGCTCGGGCTTGCGTGGCTCGGGCACGCGGGGGTTGCGGCGCATCTTGAGGGGCTGACGCTGGCGGTCGATCCGGTGCTGAGTCGGCGGATCGGGATGAAGATCGGGTCGCGCATTGTGGGCCCGGCGCGGTTGCAGCCTGCGCCAGCGGACGCAGCATCGCTGCGAGGGCTTGATCTGGTGCTGCTGACACATGCGCATTTTGATCATCTCGACAAGCCGACGCTGATGCAGATTGCGTGTTCGACGACGCTGGTGATTGTGCCGCCGGGGTGCGAAGGGCTGGTGCCGCCGGGGTTTGCTCGCGTGGTGACGCTGGCACCGGGGCGGTCGTTTCGTGTGCAGGATGCGACGATCACGGCGGTCGAGCCGCGGCACTGGGGCGCGCGCACGGTGCTGGACCGTCGGCGCGGCGTGAGCAGTTACTTGATTGAATCGGGCGATCTTCGGCTGCTGTTTGCGGGCGATACAGCAGCGACGGATATCTTCGAGACGCTTGGTGCGGTCGATGTGGCGGCGTTCGGCATCGGGGCGTATGAGCCTTGGAATCACATGCACGCGACGCCTGAGGAAGTGTGGGATATGGCGATGGGCATGGGGGCCAGGCGGTTGCTGCCGATTCATCACTCGACGTTTGAGTTGTCGGATGAGCCGGCGTCGGAGCCGATGGAGAGGTTGCTCAAGCGCGCATCGCGAGATCGAGTGCTGGACGTTGCAGCGGGGGACGTAGTGGGTGTCTTGAGCGAACTCGAAAGCGGGTGA
- the cls gene encoding cardiolipin synthase: protein MDWLKFIFAALPVILHWSIVLGLGTRIILSRRDIGTSLAWLTLVAIFPFIGAGLYLLIGELWLARSRVRRTIIAGQQFDTQVKDLLPHETELWSHELDVDRTLNAYATRGLGIPTLQGNRITLFSKAHATFDAMVRDIDNATHTCHLLFYIWCPGGKADHIIEALIRARSRGVTCIVLLDAVGSRPFLNSPHAQTLRNAGVEVAAALPVGRLRSILERIDLRNHRKIVAIDGRVAYCGSLNLADPAFFKQNAKVGEWIDIMARVEGPAARMLDLTILHDWYVETGRLELPRDEPIDWKEIEGKGSPLSVISSGPGQWPRATQDMILAMLYGARKEIIITTPYFVPGDIMMNALITAARCGVNVRIVLPAKVDSKLVRYASRAYFDDLLQEGIEVLLFRSGLLHAKTVTVDRSVALLGSANMDRRSFSVNFETSMFIYDDAVTERIRDLQLEYIADADSIDAAIWSRRHTGVRLVENAAQLLSPLL from the coding sequence ATGGATTGGTTGAAATTCATCTTCGCAGCACTACCCGTCATCCTGCACTGGAGCATCGTCCTAGGCCTCGGAACCCGGATCATTCTCTCGCGACGAGATATCGGCACCTCCCTCGCATGGCTTACGCTGGTCGCCATCTTTCCGTTCATCGGCGCCGGGCTTTATCTCCTCATCGGCGAACTCTGGCTCGCGCGATCGCGCGTTCGCCGCACCATCATCGCCGGCCAGCAATTCGACACGCAAGTAAAGGATCTTCTCCCCCATGAGACCGAACTCTGGTCCCACGAACTCGATGTCGATCGAACCCTCAACGCCTACGCCACCCGCGGCTTGGGCATTCCGACTCTCCAAGGCAACCGCATCACGCTCTTCTCTAAAGCCCACGCAACCTTCGACGCTATGGTCCGCGATATCGACAATGCCACACACACCTGCCACCTGCTTTTCTACATCTGGTGCCCCGGCGGCAAAGCCGACCACATCATCGAGGCTCTCATCCGCGCTCGCTCGCGCGGCGTGACGTGCATCGTCCTGCTCGACGCTGTTGGCAGTCGTCCATTTCTAAACAGCCCGCACGCGCAGACCCTCCGCAACGCCGGAGTCGAAGTCGCCGCCGCACTGCCCGTCGGAAGGTTGCGATCGATCCTCGAACGCATCGACCTGCGCAATCACCGCAAGATCGTCGCCATTGACGGCCGAGTGGCCTACTGCGGCAGCCTCAACCTCGCCGACCCCGCATTTTTCAAGCAAAACGCCAAAGTCGGTGAATGGATCGACATCATGGCCCGCGTCGAAGGACCGGCCGCTCGCATGCTCGATCTCACCATCCTCCACGACTGGTACGTCGAAACGGGCCGACTCGAACTGCCACGCGATGAACCTATTGACTGGAAGGAAATTGAAGGCAAAGGATCTCCACTTTCTGTTATCTCCTCAGGCCCCGGACAGTGGCCACGGGCAACGCAGGACATGATCCTCGCAATGCTCTACGGCGCACGCAAGGAAATCATCATCACCACGCCGTACTTCGTCCCCGGCGACATCATGATGAACGCTCTCATCACCGCCGCACGCTGTGGCGTGAATGTCCGCATCGTGCTCCCCGCCAAAGTCGATTCAAAACTGGTCCGATACGCCAGCCGAGCCTACTTCGACGATCTGCTCCAGGAAGGTATCGAAGTCCTGCTCTTTCGCAGCGGTCTCCTGCACGCCAAGACCGTCACGGTCGATCGATCCGTAGCCCTGCTTGGTTCGGCCAACATGGACCGCCGAAGTTTCTCGGTCAACTTCGAGACCAGCATGTTTATCTACGACGACGCCGTCACCGAGCGCATCCGCGATCTCCAACTCGAGTACATCGCCGATGCCGATTCCATCGATGCTGCCATCTGGTCCCGTCGACACACAGGCGTGCGCCTCGTCGAGAATGCTGCTCAGCTGCTTTCCCCGTTGCTCTAG
- a CDS encoding glycosyltransferase family 2 protein, translating to MLVAVVIPVYNEREFLPRLIERLDRTQRPMLPDGMLATRHVILVDDGSTDGTETVIAELGMREDITSLSSRENRGKGSALRRGFKAALEMGADVVLVQDADLEYDPADHQAVLSPIFDGRADAVIGTRFLGQTHRVLYFWHSVANRVITLASNMLSNLNLSDIECGTKVFRRAVLERLELQEDRFGIEPEMVARLARMRLPVGTGAAGEGRGATAAIRLYEVPVSYAGRTYAEGKKIGWRDGVRALWCIARYNLFG from the coding sequence ATGCTTGTGGCGGTGGTCATTCCGGTGTACAACGAGCGGGAGTTCCTGCCGAGGCTTATCGAGCGGCTCGACCGGACGCAAAGGCCGATGCTGCCTGATGGCATGCTGGCGACGCGGCATGTGATTCTGGTTGATGATGGTTCGACGGATGGGACGGAGACGGTGATTGCCGAACTGGGCATGCGCGAGGACATCACGAGTCTTTCGAGCCGGGAGAACCGGGGGAAGGGTTCGGCGTTGCGGCGTGGGTTCAAGGCGGCGCTGGAGATGGGCGCGGATGTGGTGCTGGTGCAGGATGCGGATCTGGAATATGACCCGGCCGATCATCAGGCGGTGCTGAGTCCAATTTTCGATGGGCGTGCGGATGCGGTGATCGGGACGCGGTTTCTGGGGCAGACGCATCGGGTGCTGTATTTCTGGCACTCGGTTGCCAATCGGGTGATCACGCTGGCGAGCAACATGCTCAGCAATCTGAACCTTTCGGATATCGAGTGCGGGACGAAAGTGTTTCGGCGCGCGGTGCTTGAGCGGCTGGAGTTGCAGGAGGATCGCTTCGGGATTGAGCCTGAGATGGTCGCGAGGCTGGCGCGAATGCGGCTGCCGGTTGGGACGGGTGCGGCAGGTGAGGGGCGCGGGGCGACGGCTGCGATCAGGTTGTATGAAGTGCCGGTGAGTTATGCTGGGCGGACGTATGCGGAAGGAAAGAAGATCGGGTGGCGTGACGGCGTGCGGGCGTTGTGGTGCATTGCGCGGTACAACTTGTTCGGGTGA
- a CDS encoding A/G-specific adenine glycosylase, translated as MERDAAIVRAVEVWFGANGRVLPWREESSAGVRDAYRSLVSEFMLQQTQVSRVLEHFEPFLERFPTVEALARAREDDVRAVWSGLGYYSRARRLHEAAKEIVARFGGVVPREAVVLRTLPGVGRYTAGAVASIVFGGREAIVDGNVSRVLQRVDGVAREGKEDWARAGELVAVARKPGVFNEGLMELGATVCVPRGPRCGECPLRELCVSRAQGTTSQIPIARVRAERRPLYWAAVVGVDGRGRVMLEQRPAKGLFASMWQVPTVEREDRMPRAAEVRGLVPCRAIEAAGRVSHQTTHRAIEVRVYRAVGLRATEGRRWVAASERAELAMGNVQSRIVLIGMGRAGAVQC; from the coding sequence GTGGAGCGTGATGCGGCGATAGTGCGTGCGGTCGAGGTGTGGTTCGGGGCCAATGGCCGTGTGCTGCCTTGGCGTGAGGAATCGAGCGCTGGGGTGCGTGATGCGTATCGGTCGCTGGTGAGCGAGTTCATGCTTCAGCAGACGCAGGTGTCGCGGGTGTTGGAGCATTTTGAGCCGTTTCTGGAGCGGTTTCCGACGGTCGAGGCGTTGGCGCGGGCTCGGGAGGATGACGTGCGTGCGGTGTGGTCGGGGCTGGGGTATTACTCGCGTGCGCGTAGGCTGCACGAGGCGGCGAAAGAGATCGTGGCTCGGTTCGGCGGGGTTGTGCCGCGGGAGGCGGTGGTTCTGCGCACGTTGCCTGGGGTTGGGCGGTACACGGCGGGGGCGGTGGCTTCGATTGTCTTTGGCGGGCGCGAGGCGATTGTGGATGGGAATGTGTCGCGTGTGCTGCAGCGAGTCGATGGCGTTGCGCGCGAGGGCAAGGAGGATTGGGCGCGGGCGGGCGAGCTGGTGGCGGTGGCGCGGAAGCCGGGCGTGTTCAATGAGGGGCTGATGGAACTGGGGGCGACGGTGTGTGTGCCGCGTGGGCCGAGGTGCGGTGAGTGTCCGCTGCGCGAGTTGTGTGTGTCGCGGGCGCAGGGGACGACGAGTCAGATTCCCATAGCGCGGGTGAGGGCGGAAAGGAGGCCGCTATATTGGGCGGCTGTGGTGGGGGTTGATGGGCGCGGGCGGGTGATGCTTGAACAGAGGCCTGCGAAGGGATTGTTTGCGTCGATGTGGCAGGTGCCGACGGTGGAGCGCGAGGATCGGATGCCCAGGGCGGCCGAGGTGCGGGGGCTGGTGCCGTGTCGAGCGATTGAGGCGGCGGGGCGTGTGAGCCATCAGACGACACACCGGGCGATCGAGGTGCGTGTGTATCGAGCGGTGGGGCTGCGGGCGACGGAGGGGCGCAGGTGGGTGGCGGCATCTGAGAGGGCGGAGTTGGCGATGGGGAATGTGCAGAGCCGTATCGTGTTGATAGGCATGGGGCGTGCGGGCGCGGTACAGTGCTGA
- the cdaA gene encoding diadenylate cyclase CdaA, whose translation MLTRLTDLLDRLESYPIWEVLAELIVIWLVVYAIVRFLRGTRAVGALKGMFMVLLIGTLVTRILGGGGDTFSRLTYLYDRAIAFAAIALIVIFQPELRRGLMRLGEAPLFRTARNQKSHVVESVASACEYLAKARFGAIIVIERHVGLRGLTEGGTPLDAELSDRLLRTIFFPGSALHDLAVVIRGGRVAAAGVQLPLAEPNEMPDPQLGSRHRAAVGVSKETDSIVVIVSEESGQIRIAERGTLSPPIAAAALPADLTARLGRTPQIVEHTDDTHADDASSAGVARSTRRKEAEA comes from the coding sequence GTGCTCACCCGTCTCACAGACCTGCTCGACCGCCTCGAGAGTTACCCCATCTGGGAGGTGCTCGCCGAACTCATCGTCATTTGGCTCGTCGTCTACGCCATCGTCCGCTTCCTCCGCGGAACCCGCGCCGTCGGAGCCCTCAAGGGCATGTTCATGGTCCTGCTCATCGGGACTCTCGTCACCCGCATCCTCGGCGGAGGTGGCGACACTTTCTCACGCCTCACATACCTCTACGACCGCGCCATCGCATTCGCCGCCATCGCGCTCATCGTCATCTTCCAACCCGAACTTCGCCGAGGTCTCATGCGCCTCGGCGAAGCTCCACTCTTCCGCACCGCACGCAATCAGAAATCTCACGTCGTCGAATCCGTCGCCTCGGCCTGCGAATACCTCGCCAAAGCCCGATTCGGTGCCATCATCGTCATCGAACGACATGTGGGACTGCGCGGCTTGACCGAAGGCGGTACCCCGCTCGACGCCGAACTCTCTGATCGCCTCCTCCGCACCATCTTCTTCCCAGGCTCAGCGCTCCACGATCTGGCCGTCGTCATTCGTGGCGGACGCGTCGCAGCCGCAGGCGTCCAGCTCCCGCTCGCCGAACCCAACGAAATGCCCGACCCTCAACTCGGTTCGCGACACCGCGCCGCCGTCGGCGTCAGCAAAGAAACCGACTCCATCGTCGTCATCGTCAGCGAAGAATCCGGCCAGATTCGCATCGCCGAACGTGGCACCCTCTCCCCACCCATCGCCGCCGCCGCTCTGCCCGCCGATCTCACCGCACGCCTCGGCCGCACGCCCCAGATCGTCGAACACACCGACGACACGCACGCCGACGATGCCTCGTCCGCCGGCGTCGCACGCTCTACACGCCGTAAGGAGGCCGAAGCATGA
- a CDS encoding uracil-DNA glycosylase: MSRSNGLQVTKNVVADSEAGERERRLALLRERYIADEPHRDFDTDHHCVVFGEGNPCARVMFVGEAPGAEEDRLGRPFVGPAGQLLDKMIVAMGLAREEVYIANVLKVRPRNNATPTPEQALRSAPYLHEQIRIVSPEAIVTLGLPATHLLLGVTDAMRDLRGRWSEFVPRLWVLEDAGACSAIPVMPTYHPAYLLRSPTPENRGKVWSDLKMVMARLGLVREG, encoded by the coding sequence GTGTCCAGATCGAACGGCCTGCAGGTTACGAAGAATGTGGTTGCGGATTCTGAGGCGGGCGAGCGTGAACGCAGGCTTGCGTTGCTGCGCGAGCGGTACATTGCGGATGAGCCTCACCGGGATTTCGACACCGACCATCATTGCGTGGTGTTTGGCGAGGGGAATCCGTGTGCGCGGGTGATGTTTGTGGGTGAGGCACCGGGGGCTGAGGAGGACCGGCTTGGCAGGCCTTTTGTGGGGCCTGCGGGGCAGCTGCTCGACAAGATGATTGTGGCGATGGGGCTGGCGCGTGAAGAGGTGTACATTGCGAACGTGCTGAAGGTGCGGCCTCGCAACAACGCGACGCCGACGCCGGAGCAGGCGCTGCGGTCGGCGCCGTATTTGCACGAGCAGATCAGGATTGTTTCGCCCGAGGCCATTGTGACTCTGGGACTGCCGGCTACGCACCTTCTGCTGGGCGTGACGGATGCGATGCGTGACCTGCGTGGGCGGTGGTCCGAGTTTGTGCCGCGGCTTTGGGTGCTGGAGGATGCGGGCGCGTGCTCGGCGATTCCTGTGATGCCGACGTACCACCCGGCGTACTTGCTGCGTTCGCCGACGCCTGAGAATCGTGGGAAGGTGTGGTCGGACCTGAAGATGGTGATGGCGAGGCTTGGGCTTGTGCGCGAGGGGTGA
- a CDS encoding SDR family NAD(P)-dependent oxidoreductase codes for MKLPSNQVDRCRAAFEGREVCVTGGAGFIGSHLVDALVSVGATVSVIDDLSNSSLDALAELIELEPDRVRFVHGSILDDKALADALSPGVHAVFHLAAIGSVPRSIEQPARTWDVNATGTLRVLERARACGVGRVVFSASSSIYGEGEGLPKVESMPADPSSPYGASKAAAEALVASWARSYDLETVNLRYFNVFGPRQSADSAYAGVVAAFAHALLAGNKPLIYGDGTQTRDFTYVSNAVLANLLAATSSRKLRGASINIGTGRRVSVADLAKLMAAAADVPHLTPTFEPARHGDVLHSQADITKARTLLDYSPVTTLEQGIGETLDWFRGAYSGMGRAD; via the coding sequence ATGAAACTGCCCTCGAATCAGGTTGACCGTTGCCGTGCTGCTTTTGAGGGGCGCGAGGTTTGCGTGACGGGGGGGGCGGGGTTCATCGGGAGTCATCTGGTCGATGCGCTGGTGTCGGTCGGGGCGACGGTGAGCGTGATTGACGACTTGTCGAACTCGTCACTCGATGCGCTGGCAGAGTTGATCGAACTCGAACCGGACCGTGTGCGATTTGTGCATGGGTCGATTCTGGATGACAAGGCATTGGCCGACGCGTTGTCGCCCGGCGTGCATGCGGTGTTTCATCTGGCAGCGATCGGGTCGGTGCCCCGGTCGATCGAGCAGCCGGCGCGGACATGGGACGTGAACGCGACGGGGACGTTGCGCGTGCTTGAGCGCGCGCGGGCGTGCGGAGTGGGGCGTGTGGTGTTCTCGGCGTCGTCGTCGATTTATGGCGAGGGCGAGGGGCTGCCGAAGGTTGAGAGCATGCCTGCCGATCCGTCGTCACCGTATGGGGCGTCGAAAGCAGCGGCTGAGGCGCTGGTGGCGTCGTGGGCGCGCTCGTATGATCTTGAGACGGTGAACTTGCGGTACTTCAACGTGTTTGGGCCGAGGCAGTCGGCCGATAGTGCGTATGCGGGAGTTGTTGCGGCGTTTGCGCACGCGCTGCTGGCTGGCAATAAGCCACTGATCTATGGAGATGGCACCCAGACGCGCGATTTCACATATGTCTCGAACGCGGTGCTGGCGAATTTGCTCGCGGCCACGAGTTCGCGGAAGTTGAGAGGCGCGTCGATCAATATCGGGACAGGTCGGCGCGTGTCGGTTGCGGATCTGGCGAAGTTGATGGCGGCGGCGGCGGACGTGCCACACCTGACGCCGACGTTTGAGCCTGCGCGTCACGGGGATGTGTTGCATTCCCAGGCCGACATCACGAAGGCGCGCACATTGCTGGATTATTCGCCGGTCACGACCCTTGAACAGGGGATTGGCGAAACTCTGGATTGGTTCCGCGGCGCGTACTCGGGTATGGGGCGTGCGGATTGA